DNA from Candidatus Glassbacteria bacterium:
CCCATCTCAAGGATCGTTCCGCGTTCGGAATCAAGCTTCATGGCTCTGTTCATGGCTTTTCTCCCTTGATAGCGGGCCGGGCAGGCTTGCCCGTCCCGCCCTGGCCGGTGGATGGCTGCCAGGCTTCGCAACGCTGGCAATGCCGCCAAAATTTGACTTCTTCCGGCGAATTCGACGGGACCGGCCGGGTGCTGTACGCCGCGCAACGCGCGGCATGGATTTCCCGCCCCAGCCACGGGCATTCCACC
Protein-coding regions in this window:
- a CDS encoding helix-turn-helix transcriptional regulator: MWLELLKREVADTSQARAAARIGYSPATVNLIMHGKYEGNLENVAAKVLAALGTVECPWLGREIHAARCAAYSTRPVPSNSPEEVKFWRHCQRCEAWQPSTGQGGTGKPARPAIKGEKP